The following coding sequences are from one Rutidosis leptorrhynchoides isolate AG116_Rl617_1_P2 chromosome 11, CSIRO_AGI_Rlap_v1, whole genome shotgun sequence window:
- the LOC139875229 gene encoding uncharacterized protein: MNKTSQKTTIETVRDGSRTWSKDALNKDDAGTRIEESIISTPSDCTPCNHIGIISLNVRGFAVKGKFGWVRNICFKERPCIAVLQETKCKPISDQWVQSLWGDSNFGYMQKEAVGKSGRLLVIWDKSVFDVESSSCCEFFLAIRGRWKMSGEDSTIVNVYGPHNDRSKKLMWRLLDKLINSVNYKCLLCGDFNEVWSSSDRLNSQFHQGRADRFNEFILVNNLIEIPISGRKFSRISDDGLKFSKLDRDRVIDYGPKPFKVFDEWFNCLDVDVIIREAWEQPIRGTRKDCAFSDRLNNVNLDNEIKELKKEAMDWELKAEFHPLSDLDRASWLDCRRRWVEKENVKMEDLVAALNWFWSTGEISEGCNASFITLTPKKTDPVSLHDYRPISLIGSYYKIIVKWLSLRIRKVRPSLVGFEQSAFIRGRNIMDGALIANESFEFLKIIA, from the exons atgaataaaacgtcacaaaaaACGACAATCGAGACCGTACGAGATGGAAGCaggacttggagcaaggacgcattGAACAAGGATGACGCTGGTACTAGAATTGAAGAATCCATAATTAGCACGCCATCCGACTGCACGCCTTGCAACCATattgga ATCATATCATTAAATGTTCGTGGCTTCGCGGTTAAAGGGAAATTTGGGTGGGTGCGTAATATTTGTTTCAAGGAAAGGCCTTGCATTGCGGTTTTGCAAGAAACCAAATGTAAGCCCATCTCGGATCAATGGGTACAATCTTTATGGGGTGACTCTAATTTCGGGTATATGCAAAAAGAGGCGGTGGGTAAATCGGGGAGGTTATTAGTAATATGGGATAAAAGTGTGTTTGATGTAGAAAGTTCTTCATGTTGTGAGTTCTTTTTGGCTATTAGAGGAAGGTGGAAGATGTCCGGTGAGGATTCAACAATCGTAAATGTTTATGGTCCTCATAATGATCGTAGCAAAAAATTGATGTGGAGATTATTAGATAAACTTATAAATAGTGTTAATTATAAGTGTCTTTTATGTGGTGATTTCAATGAGGTGTGGAGTAGTTCGGATCGTTTGAATTCTCAATTTCACCAAGGCCGGGCCGATAGGTTTAATGAGTTCATTCTAGTGAATAATTTAATTGAAATACCTATTAGTGGGAGGAAGTTCAGTAGAATAAGTGATGATGGGTTAAAGTTTAGTAAGCTTGATAG GGATAGAGTTATTGACTATGGTCCGAAGCCTTTCAAAGTTTTTGATGAGTGGTTTAATTGTCTTGATGTGGATGTCATAATTAGAGAGGCTTGGGAACAACCTATTCGAGGGACTAGGAAAGATTGTGCGTTTAGTGATAGATTAAACAATGTGAA TCTTGATAATGAAATAAAAGAGCTTAAAAAGGAGGCAATGGATTGGGAATTAAAAGCAGAATTTCATCCGCTTAGTGATTTGGATCGTGCATCATGGTTAGATTGTAGACGGCGTTGGGTTGAAAAAGAAAATGTCAAAATGG AAGACCTAGTGGCGGCTTTAAATTGGTTTTGGTCAACGGGCGAAATTTCGGAAGGTTGCAATGCATCCTTTATCACGCTTACTCCTAAGAAGACGGATCCGGTGAGCTTACATGATTATAGACCTATTAGTTTGATTGGAAGTTATTACAAAATCATCGTGAAGTGGCTTTCATTGAGGATTAGGAAAGTAAGACCAAGCCTTGTAGGTTTTGAACAAAGCGCGTTTATTAGAGGTAGGAATATAATGGATGGTGCACTTATAGCAAACGAATCTTTTGAGTTTTTAAAAATAATCGCGTAA